Proteins from one Acropora muricata isolate sample 2 chromosome 9, ASM3666990v1, whole genome shotgun sequence genomic window:
- the LOC136930032 gene encoding F-box only protein 31-like: MAEARTYFLPRRKEICATAQVFTLANELLASIFKHLNGFELCTVAKTCQRFRAASQIDQIWQHLCERDYGASSLSEWPEFSSYHDLYITVLHKYGYLLGLWKCNVNPYGGLVCVQIVQGGIDAVDCRAPVDPDIRAPLRQKRLFSIRIREGKPVVLCFSDKEDIPHYASLKKDKADGKEVVRFSLQCSNHEKHEIPQEREQGMQFLRNWMKDEYNNENLLFYQPHMVQLVLMKYVNVHSMFRLPIELEALKIPPETNEKPLIMPGIFKGTYSSHGVELVMVTHSPADHKIFGTKITGDPNVPEGKLTFEVDLTRPLSEDNPGPGEGKMSFMLSNAIEARFKDFPPTYRARYHGAGQIASHGFVSPQMTPGHFVLFNDDLFGFLWNDLMAFSVYSRANEPFLQ, from the exons ATGGCGGAAGCACGAACGTATTTTCTGCCGCGACGAAAGGAAATTTGCGCAACCGCCCAAGTTTTCACCTTAGCCAACGAGCTCTTGGCctcaatttttaaacatttaaatGGATTTGAACTTTGCACAGTAGCGAAAACATGCCAAAGGTTCAGAGCTGCCTCACAAATAGATCAAATTTGGCAACATCTGTGTGAGAGAG ATTATGGTGCTTCGTCGTTGAGTGAATGGCCTGAGTTTAGTAGTTATCATGATCTGTACATTACTG tgCTGCATAAATATGGTTATCTTCTTGGTTTGTGGAAATGTAATGTCAATCCCTATGGTGGCTTAGTGTGTGTTCAG ATTGTGCAGGGTGGAATTGATGCCGTTGACTGCCGTGCACCTGTGGATCCTGATATTAGAGCTCCATTAAGACAAAAGCGCTTGTTTTCAATAAGAATCAGGGAGGGAAAACCAGTTGTGCTATGTTTCAGTGATAAGGAAGACATACCTCACTACGCATCCTTGAAA AAAGACAAAGCTGATGGAAAGGAAGTTGTCCGGTTTTCTTTACAATGCAGCAATCATGAAAAGCATGAAATCCCTCAGGAAAGAGAACAG GGAATGCAGTTTCTCAGAAATTGGATGAAAGATGAATACAACAATgagaatttattattttatcaaCCTCACATGGTCCAGCTGGTTCTTATGAAATATGTCAACGTACACTCCATGTTCAG attaCCAATTGAATTGGAAGCCCTGAAAATTCCTCCAGAGACAAATGAGAAACCCTTAATTATGCCTGGTATATTTAAG gGTACGTACAGTAGTCATGGAGTGGAACTTGTTATGGTTACTCACAGTCCAGCTGACCACAAGATATTTGGCACCAAGATCACG GGAGATCCTAATGTTCCAGAAGGAAAGTTAACCTTTGAAGTTGACTTGACAAGACCACTGAGCGAAGACAACCCAGGGCCTGGGGAAGGAAAAATGTCGTTTATGCTTTCTAATGCCATTGAAGCGAGATTTAAGGATTTTCCACCCACTTATCGAGCAAG ATACCATGGCGCCGGGCAGATTGCTAGCCACGGATTCGTTTCTCCTCAAATGACTCCCGgtcattttgttctttttaatgaTGACTTGTTTGGTTTCCTGTGGAATGACTTGATGGCGTTTAGTGTGTACAGTAGAGCGAACGAGCCTTTCTTACAGTGA
- the LOC136930035 gene encoding microtubule nucleation factor SSNA1-like, giving the protein MSQQGAALQTYNNELVKCIEDLCTKRDELQKQIINEEEEKSKIQNDIRILSERLAKINESLAKKIASRNEYDKTISETEAAYMKILESSQTLLHVLKKETAKEKPPASHSQGSVRDKTTAQT; this is encoded by the exons ATGTCTCAGCAAGGTGCAGCGTTACAAACATACAACAACGAACTAGTAAAAT GTATTGAAGATCTCTGTACGAAAAGAGATGAACTTCAAAAACAGATTATCAATGAGGAGGAAGAAAAATCCAAAATCCAAAACGACATTCGCATTCTCAGTGAAAGGCTGGCGAAAATCAACGAGAGCCTCGCGAAGAAGATAGCATCCAGAAACGAATACGACAAAACTATCTCAGAAACTGAAGCAGCTTACATGAAg ATTCTTGAAAGTTCTCAAACTCTCCTGCATGttttaaagaaagaaacagCCAAGGAAAAACCACCCGCAAGTCACAGTCAGGGATCAGTGCGCGATAAAACAACAGCACAAACATAA
- the LOC136930034 gene encoding probable RNA-binding protein 18 yields MATVPGTQSKDENLINKLWVGNLDKRLSEYNLIKILQRFGELKSFELLFHKSGVKKGEPRGYCFVEYKTHDNAADAIQGLNGKLALSKPLIVNWAKKQTGRTSVKEQGEGNLSTVKVSTRTSLNSCESKIKAIENKLRLMESGHDSEKATRGKHPLLAQSERTRTHPYKKSRIYNRGKDGKQIR; encoded by the exons ATGGCGACTGTTCCTGGGACACAG AGCAAAGATGAAAATCTAATCAACAAACTTTGGGTTGGAAATTTGGACAAACGACTAAGCGA ATATAATCTGATCAAAATTCTGCAACGCTTTGGCGAACTAAAAAGCTTTGAGCTTCTCTTTCATAAATCAGGAGTAAAGAAAGGTGAACCTCGAGGATATTGTTTCGTTGAGTATAAAACTCATGAT AATGCTGCAGATGCCATACAAGGTTTGAATGGCAAACTTGCCTTGTCAAAACCTTTGATTGTGAATTGGGCAAAGAAACAAACAGGAAGAACT AGTGTGAAGGAACAAGGAGAAGGGAACCTGTCAACAGTCAAAGTTTCTACAAGAACATCACTCAACAG TTGTGAATCCAAAATCAAAGCAATTGAAAATAAGCTCAGGCTTATGGAAAGTGGACATGATAGTGAAAAGGCAACAAGGGGGAAACATCCACTATTAGCGCAGAGCGAAAGGACAAGAACTCACCCTTACAAGAAGTCAAGGATTTATAACAGAGGAAAAGATGGAAAACAGATCAGATAA
- the LOC136930033 gene encoding uncharacterized protein: protein MADNEEECSRRRNSKSSKHSRKTRKRSRSPESSEDLGTSSTSSRSISPERKKSRKSKKKRSKKSSSSKSSSSECSGSELEDMKKQHSKKAKRREQRQKREKKSKKRKEKSKQKGKKSSLVVNQQKYGKYGILMESDMFNKQQEFYLWLQEVKQVNPEVIPRFEMKKMFDSYAEDYNTVTLPHKKFYDLEKWETKQREKGRMKAIKKAHKQQVSIESDEIQHKRLHSGPATHEMSRQELLEMQRIMRERQQEDYKKKSGMQIDETKGVRYHTILP, encoded by the exons atggctgacaaCGAGGAAGAATGTTCACGTCGAAGAAATTCTAAGAGTTCAAAG CACTcgaggaaaacaagaaaacgcAGCAGAAGTCCTGAAAGCTCAGAAGATTTAGGAACATCAAGTACATCGAGCAGATCAATCAGCCCTGAAAG GAAAAAATCCAgaaaatcaaaaaagaaaagatcgAAGAAAAGTTCATCTTCAAAGAGCAGCAGTAGTGAGTGCAGTGGTTCAGAGCTTGAAGACATGAAAAAACAACATAGTAAGAAAGCAAAAAGGAgagaacaaagacaaaagagg gagaaaaaaagcaagaaaaggaaagaaaaatcaaagcaaaaaggaaaaaagtccAGCTTAGTTGTAAACCAACAGAAGTATGGCAAATATGGAATCCTGATGGAGAGTGACATGTTCAACAAACAGCAAGAATTTTATCTTTGGCTTCAGGAAGTGAAGCAAGTGAACCCAGAGGTTATTCCCAGATTTGAGATGAAAAAGATGTTTGATTCATATGCAGAAGACTATAATACTGTAACATTACCACATAAGAA ATTCTATGACCTAGAAAAatgggaaacaaaacaaagagagaAAGGAAGGATGAAAGCAATAAAGAAAGCACACAAACAACAGGTGTCAATTGaaagtgatgaaatacaacacaAGCGTCTACATTCTGGGCCAGCAACGCATG aaaTGAGTAGACAAGAGCTTCTTGAAATGCAGAGAATCATGAGGGAAAGGCAACAGGAGGATTACAAGAAAAAATCTGGGATGCAAATAGATGAAACTAAGGGTGTGCGTTACCACACAATTCTCCCCTAA
- the LOC136930120 gene encoding p53 and DNA damage-regulated protein 1-like, translated as MAERSSTSVSLQKFTELEELAEEIIEDKHQIVELDKRRNTNREAERALKKLDTKLASKSWVCIGNIFVKLPNSHVQEMLQQDHKSLDVEISKLRSDLKPKVSKLHELEGLPEVKGFDLTALTQDDFLNLQA; from the exons ATGGCGGAGCGAAGTTCAACGTCAGTCTCTCTTCAAAAATTCACCGAATTAGAGGAACTTGCGGAAGAAATTATAGAAGATAAACATCAG ATTGTGGAGCTTGAtaaaagaagaaatacaaaCAGAGAAGCTGAACGAGCTCTCAAGAAACTAGACACAAAACTTG CCAGCAAGTCTTGGGTGTGTATTGGAAACATTTTTGTAAAGCTTCCAAACAGCCATGTACAAGAAATGTTACAACAag aTCACAAGAGCCTGGATGTAGAAATAAGCAAGCTGAGAAGTGATCTCAAGCCAAAAGTATCAAAACTCCATGAGTTGGAAG GACTTCCAGAGGTAAAGGGATTTGACTTGACTGCATTGACACAAGATGATTTCCTGAATCTACAAGCATGA